The SAR202 cluster bacterium genomic sequence GAATTGTGTGTCGTCAAAAATACTGTCATATTTCCATTAATGGCGTTTGGAAAAAAATTATCAGTTAAATTATTTATAGAACCAACATCTAATCCAGAATCTGGTTCATCCATAATCAATAAAGAAGGATTACTCATCATTGCTTTCATAATAGAAAGTCTCTTTTTTTCCCCATGAGATAATTTTGCTACTTTTTGGTTGATCAGACCTGAAAAGTTTAAAATTCTAGTAAGATATTCAAATTGTGTGTCAAAATCAGTATTTTGATAAAATTTACTGAAAAATTTTAAATTTTGATATCCAGTTAAATCACCATAAAGTAAAGAGTTGTGTCCTACATATCCAATAGTTTCGCGAATTTTTTCGGGATCATTAGATGAATTATATCCATTTATAATAACTTCTCCTTCATCTGGAGAATACAAAGTTGTTAATAATTTAACTAAAGTTGTC encodes the following:
- a CDS encoding ABC transporter ATP-binding protein, whose protein sequence is MIEKNSIEINNVSKSFGSNPILKACSLTIKMSERYVLLGSNGSGKTTLVKLLTTLYSPDEGEVIINGYNSSNDPEKIRETIGYVGHNSLLYGDLTGYQNLKFFSKFYQNTDFDTQFEYLTRILNFSGLINQKVAKLSHGEKKRLSIMKAMMSNPSLLIMDEPDSGLDVGSINNLTDNFFPNAINGNMTVFLTTHNSDFALSVASTIGVLQSGKVKFQVQDEDQFPNLIEKYESINESVL